One Qipengyuania aurantiaca genomic region harbors:
- a CDS encoding putative bifunctional diguanylate cyclase/phosphodiesterase translates to MPQEPVPDLEKRDLAKGALPRVLRGRKGQDLVTLGVVLAAIALFVATASNALLDAAATAANGDSSPNLLLTAALLLNIALILLGWNRYKALTGEIAQHRRLEEEARRLADYDDLTGCLNRRSLAQLLDAMLQERTGRKRAVAAIAIDLDNFKQVNDLNGHAMGDAVLSTTAKRIIDLLPEEAMIARLGGDEFLCVVPYNTDASDRIDLLATRIIEQISRPVVHQGSAIEVTISIGSASSLQIDPESKETPAQDLMHKADIAMYHAKKKGKNRFYWFEPPMENELRFRNELEAGIRRGVQAGEFVPYYEQQIDLDSGRLVGFEMLARWDSPELGMVTPEIFIPIAEEIGVIAQMSEQLIEAAFADASQWDPELTLSVNISPVQMRDPWFAQKILKLLVKHRFPAHRLEIEITETCLHENIGMVRSMITSLRNQGVKVSLDDFGTGYASLSQLRSLPFDRLKIDRSFIRDLNKQDSNDKLVDAIISMSDGLKLPITAEGIENADILDALGRWGKLKGQGYHYGRPEPAQRVLERLAEAGRLANDAASEATALPLNPVANSDDKKADGGSRAG, encoded by the coding sequence TTGCCGCAAGAACCAGTACCTGACCTGGAAAAGCGCGACCTCGCCAAGGGGGCGTTGCCGCGCGTCCTGCGCGGGCGCAAGGGGCAGGATCTCGTCACTCTGGGCGTGGTCCTTGCGGCCATTGCGCTGTTCGTGGCCACCGCCAGCAACGCCCTGCTCGATGCAGCCGCCACCGCAGCGAACGGCGATTCGTCGCCCAACCTGCTGCTGACCGCAGCCCTCCTCCTCAACATCGCGCTGATCCTGCTGGGCTGGAATCGCTACAAGGCGCTGACCGGCGAGATTGCGCAGCACCGCCGCCTGGAAGAAGAGGCCCGCAGGCTGGCCGATTACGACGACCTGACCGGGTGCCTCAACCGCCGGAGCCTCGCGCAGCTGCTCGACGCGATGCTGCAGGAAAGGACCGGCCGCAAGCGCGCCGTCGCCGCGATTGCCATCGATCTCGACAATTTCAAGCAGGTCAATGACCTCAACGGCCATGCCATGGGCGATGCCGTGCTGAGCACCACCGCCAAGCGCATTATCGACCTGCTGCCCGAAGAAGCGATGATCGCCCGGCTCGGCGGGGACGAATTCCTCTGCGTCGTGCCCTACAACACCGACGCCAGCGACCGCATCGACCTGCTCGCTACGCGGATCATCGAACAGATTTCACGTCCAGTCGTGCATCAGGGCAGCGCCATCGAGGTCACCATCTCGATCGGCAGCGCCAGCTCGCTCCAGATCGATCCGGAAAGCAAGGAAACTCCCGCGCAGGACCTGATGCACAAGGCGGATATCGCCATGTATCACGCCAAGAAGAAGGGGAAGAACCGCTTCTACTGGTTCGAACCGCCGATGGAAAACGAGCTGCGCTTCCGCAACGAGCTGGAAGCCGGCATCCGCCGCGGCGTGCAGGCGGGCGAGTTCGTTCCCTATTACGAACAGCAGATCGACCTCGACAGCGGAAGGCTGGTCGGCTTCGAAATGCTCGCGCGCTGGGATTCGCCGGAACTCGGCATGGTCACGCCCGAGATCTTCATCCCTATTGCCGAGGAAATCGGCGTGATCGCTCAAATGTCGGAGCAGCTGATCGAAGCCGCTTTCGCCGACGCCAGCCAGTGGGATCCGGAGCTGACGCTGTCGGTAAACATCTCGCCGGTCCAGATGCGCGACCCCTGGTTCGCCCAGAAAATCCTCAAGCTGCTGGTCAAGCACCGCTTCCCCGCCCACCGCCTCGAGATCGAGATCACCGAGACCTGCCTGCACGAGAATATCGGCATGGTCCGCTCGATGATCACCTCGCTGCGCAACCAGGGCGTGAAGGTCAGCCTCGACGATTTCGGCACGGGTTATGCCAGCCTCTCGCAGCTGCGCAGCCTGCCCTTCGACCGCCTCAAGATCGACCGCAGCTTCATCCGCGATCTCAACAAGCAGGACAGCAACGACAAGCTGGTCGATGCGATCATTTCGATGAGCGACGGGCTCAAGCTGCCGATCACGGCGGAAGGCATTGAGAACGCCGATATTCTCGACGCGCTCGGTCGTTGGGGGAAGCTGAAAGGCCAAGGCTATCATTACGGCCGCCCGGAACCCGCGCAGCGCGTGTTGGAGCGCCTTGCCGAGGCGGGGCGCCTTGCCAACGATGCGGCAAGCGAGGCCACAGCGCTGCCGCTCAACCCGGTGGCCAATTCGGACGACAAGAAAGCCGACGGCGGCAGCCGCGCCGGCTGA
- a CDS encoding hydrogen peroxide-inducible genes activator: MSTYLPTLKQLQYLVALHEHGHFGRAADASFVSQSTLSAGIRELESLLGVTLVERSRRVVRFTALGNQVVEKAHRVLRETEELADLVQAAGKPLAGQLRMSVIPTIAPFMLPRFLPRLRKERPDLELFLREETSHDAVESLQHGRVDCVLLALPFATGEVDKAHIADDPIYVAFPKDDPRDPPETVTADMIDDGRLLLLEDGHCLKDHALAACNRPELRGSTTMIGTSLHTLVQMVDNGLGLTMLPEMAVDAGILKGTDVVARPLKSRQASREIALIWRKNSPRRDDFELLAEELRAG, encoded by the coding sequence ATGTCCACTTACCTCCCTACCCTCAAGCAGCTGCAATACCTCGTCGCGTTGCACGAACATGGCCATTTCGGCCGTGCGGCGGACGCCAGCTTCGTATCGCAGTCGACGCTGTCGGCAGGCATTCGCGAGCTTGAATCGCTGCTTGGCGTGACACTGGTCGAACGCAGCCGCCGTGTCGTTCGCTTCACTGCGCTTGGCAATCAGGTGGTCGAGAAGGCGCACCGCGTGCTGCGCGAAACCGAGGAACTGGCCGATCTGGTCCAGGCGGCGGGCAAGCCGCTGGCGGGCCAGCTGCGGATGAGCGTCATCCCCACAATCGCGCCCTTCATGCTGCCGCGTTTCCTGCCGCGCCTGCGCAAGGAACGCCCCGATCTCGAGCTGTTCCTGCGCGAGGAAACCAGCCACGACGCTGTCGAATCGCTCCAGCATGGCCGGGTAGACTGCGTCCTTCTCGCCCTGCCCTTCGCCACCGGCGAGGTCGACAAGGCGCATATCGCCGACGATCCGATCTATGTCGCCTTTCCCAAGGACGACCCCCGCGATCCGCCGGAGACCGTCACGGCCGACATGATCGACGACGGGCGCCTGCTGTTGCTGGAAGACGGCCACTGCCTCAAGGACCACGCGCTGGCGGCCTGCAACCGGCCCGAACTACGTGGCTCGACCACGATGATCGGGACCAGCCTGCACACGCTGGTCCAGATGGTCGACAACGGGCTCGGGCTCACCATGCTGCCCGAAATGGCCGTGGACGCAGGGATCCTGAAAGGGACGGACGTCGTCGCGCGCCCGCTCAAATCCAGGCAGGCGAGCCGCGAGATCGCGCTCATCTGGCGCAAGAATTCACCGCGCCGAGACGATTTCGAATTGCTGGCTGAGGAATTGCGCGCCGGTTAG
- the dapF gene encoding diaminopimelate epimerase — MRVPFIKMHGLGNDFVVLDARENALPALDTSRAAAIADRHEGIGCDQLILLEPSKSADFRMRIFNQDGSEVGACGNATRAVALLHGEEARIETAGGLLSASPSDGGASVDMGAPRFDWDAIPLAYPMDTLSMPVGWEMLEDPGAVNVGNPHVIFFVEDTDAVPLDRIGPDIENDPLFPERVNVNLATIESRSRIRLRVWERGAGLTRACGTGACATAVHAMRRKLVDSPVIVALPGGDLEIAWEPGGTIQMTGPATESFRGSFEWDDYA, encoded by the coding sequence ATGCGCGTCCCTTTCATCAAGATGCACGGCCTCGGCAATGATTTCGTCGTGCTCGACGCGCGCGAAAACGCCCTGCCTGCGCTCGACACGAGCCGCGCCGCTGCCATTGCCGATCGCCACGAAGGCATCGGCTGCGACCAGCTGATCCTGCTCGAACCGAGCAAGAGCGCCGATTTCCGGATGCGCATCTTCAATCAGGACGGCAGCGAAGTGGGCGCCTGCGGCAACGCCACGCGCGCCGTTGCGCTGCTTCACGGCGAAGAGGCACGGATCGAGACCGCCGGCGGGCTGCTTTCGGCATCCCCCTCCGACGGCGGGGCAAGCGTGGACATGGGAGCGCCGCGCTTCGACTGGGACGCGATCCCCCTTGCCTATCCGATGGACACGCTCTCCATGCCGGTCGGCTGGGAAATGCTGGAGGACCCCGGTGCGGTAAACGTGGGCAACCCGCATGTGATCTTCTTCGTCGAGGATACGGATGCCGTTCCGCTGGACCGGATCGGGCCCGACATCGAGAACGATCCGCTCTTCCCCGAGCGCGTTAACGTCAACCTCGCCACCATCGAAAGCCGCAGCCGCATCCGGCTGCGCGTATGGGAGCGTGGCGCGGGCCTCACCCGCGCCTGCGGAACGGGTGCCTGCGCCACCGCAGTCCACGCCATGCGTCGCAAGCTTGTCGACAGTCCGGTCATCGTCGCCCTGCCCGGCGGCGATCTCGAGATTGCATGGGAGCCGGGCGGCACAATCCAGATGACCGGTCCTGCCACCGAAAGCTTCCGCGGCAGTTTCGAGTGGGACGATTACGCGTGA
- a CDS encoding MiaB/RimO family radical SAM methylthiotransferase, which yields MNAPQVVSLGCRLNLSESERIRAMLAGEDNLVVVNSCAVTSEAVRQTRQAIRQARKANPEARLLVTGCAAEIERDQLVAMPEVDGLIANEAKLDPRAWNVPPSAPPVPALHTRAFVAVQNGCDHACTFCVIPQGRGKSRSLTVAEVLREVESHLDTGASEVVLTGVDVTSWGHDLPGSPKLGTLVRAVLEAFPALTRIRMSSIDGIEVDEELFELFAGEQRVMPHIHLSLQHGHDLILKRMKRRHLRADAVALVARLKDRRPDLVVGADLIAGFPTETEEYHAANLSIIRELEIVHGHIFPYSPRPGTPAARMPQVERPTIKRRAAELRAKVAALRAEWLATLVDKPHSVLAEADGTGYSPQFARVKLPEGTPRGSIVTVTPKTLEDNLLS from the coding sequence GTGAACGCCCCGCAGGTCGTATCCCTTGGCTGCCGCCTCAATCTCTCCGAGAGCGAGCGCATCCGTGCCATGCTGGCGGGCGAGGACAATCTCGTCGTCGTCAACAGCTGCGCGGTGACGAGCGAGGCGGTGCGCCAGACGCGGCAAGCGATCCGGCAGGCGCGCAAGGCCAATCCCGAAGCCCGCCTGCTGGTGACCGGCTGCGCGGCCGAAATCGAGCGCGACCAGCTCGTCGCCATGCCCGAGGTCGACGGCTTGATCGCCAACGAGGCCAAGCTCGATCCGCGCGCATGGAACGTGCCCCCCAGCGCCCCGCCCGTCCCTGCCCTGCACACGCGGGCCTTCGTGGCGGTGCAGAACGGCTGCGACCACGCCTGCACCTTCTGTGTCATCCCGCAGGGCCGCGGGAAAAGCCGTTCGCTCACCGTCGCCGAAGTGCTTCGCGAGGTCGAAAGCCATCTCGATACCGGCGCTAGCGAAGTCGTGCTGACCGGCGTCGACGTGACCTCATGGGGCCATGACCTGCCCGGCAGCCCCAAGCTGGGCACTCTGGTCCGCGCGGTGCTGGAGGCCTTCCCCGCCCTCACCCGCATCCGCATGTCCTCCATCGACGGGATCGAGGTGGACGAGGAGCTTTTCGAGCTTTTCGCTGGGGAACAGCGCGTGATGCCCCACATCCACCTTTCGCTGCAGCATGGGCACGACCTCATCCTCAAGCGCATGAAGCGCCGCCACCTGCGCGCCGATGCGGTCGCCCTCGTCGCGCGGCTGAAGGACCGCCGTCCCGACCTCGTCGTCGGCGCGGACCTGATCGCCGGTTTTCCGACCGAGACGGAGGAGTACCACGCGGCCAATCTCTCGATCATTCGCGAGCTCGAAATCGTCCACGGGCACATCTTCCCTTACTCGCCGCGCCCCGGCACGCCCGCCGCGCGCATGCCGCAAGTGGAGCGCCCCACGATCAAGCGCCGCGCCGCCGAACTGCGCGCCAAGGTAGCTGCGTTGCGTGCAGAGTGGCTGGCGACGCTCGTCGATAAGCCGCACTCGGTCCTCGCCGAAGCCGACGGGACCGGCTATTCGCCCCAATTCGCCCGCGTGAAACTGCCGGAAGGCACACCGCGCGGCTCCATCGTCACCGTGACGCCCAAGACACTCGAGGACAATCTCCTGTCATGA
- the pgsA gene encoding CDP-diacylglycerol--glycerol-3-phosphate 3-phosphatidyltransferase, with product MLNLPNILTLSRIVAIPVLAFLLWWPGWEAGYLMAFGLYALMAITDYFDGYLARTSGTVSKLGIFLDPIADKIMVAAVILVLAAQGVLRGPYVGDAHVIAGLIILVREIAVSGLREFLGGLQVSVPVSRLAKWKTTFQLLALGSLILGQGLPEWNVMLGSVEANVPHTVGLVTLWAAAVMTVITGWDYLRVGLKHMD from the coding sequence ATGCTGAATTTGCCCAACATCCTGACCCTGTCGCGCATCGTGGCGATACCCGTGCTGGCTTTCCTGTTATGGTGGCCGGGCTGGGAGGCAGGCTATCTGATGGCGTTCGGCCTCTATGCGCTGATGGCGATTACCGACTATTTCGACGGCTATCTGGCGCGCACCAGCGGAACGGTGTCGAAGCTTGGCATCTTCCTCGATCCGATTGCGGACAAGATCATGGTGGCAGCCGTGATCCTGGTGCTGGCGGCGCAGGGCGTGCTGCGCGGGCCTTATGTGGGCGACGCGCACGTGATCGCGGGCCTCATCATCCTCGTGCGCGAGATTGCCGTGTCGGGCCTGCGCGAATTCCTGGGTGGCCTGCAGGTATCCGTGCCCGTCAGCCGGCTGGCGAAATGGAAGACGACCTTCCAGCTTCTTGCCCTCGGCTCACTCATCCTCGGGCAGGGCCTGCCGGAATGGAACGTCATGCTGGGCAGCGTGGAGGCCAACGTGCCGCACACGGTCGGCCTCGTGACGCTTTGGGCGGCCGCGGTGATGACTGTCATCACCGGCTGGGATTACCTGCGCGTCGGCCTCAAACACATGGATTAA
- a CDS encoding CsbD family protein: MGELTEKIKGNTNEAIGNVKQQSGDPETRAEGRQQEQKGEAQQFKGEIEGKFGNDI, from the coding sequence ATGGGCGAACTGACCGAAAAGATCAAAGGCAACACCAACGAAGCCATCGGCAATGTGAAGCAGCAGTCGGGTGATCCCGAAACGCGCGCCGAAGGCCGCCAGCAGGAACAGAAGGGCGAAGCCCAGCAGTTCAAGGGCGAAATCGAGGGCAAATTCGGCAACGACATTTGA
- a CDS encoding thiamine pyrophosphate-binding protein, which translates to MTTRPTPAAAKLLVDCLIEQGCERIFTVPGESFLQVLDALGQQDAIDLVTCRQEGGVAMMACADGAMTQRPGVAFVTRGPGATNASIGVHVAMQDSQPMILFVGDVDSEMRDREGFQEVDFAAFFGPIAKWAARIDSADRIPEYVARAYATAISGRPGPVVLALPEDMLSRDTGAKPRPRVERPAQAPCPDAMQAMMALLADAASPIAVIGGAGWNAKAREYFQLFAERLGIPVATAFRRQDAISPSSRVYAGNLGYGPNPKLVERVKNADLVLAVGARLGEATTDGYAVPPLVDGDRKLVHIHPDPNELNSVYPADLAICAEMDEFAESAALWDEGEVLDFDAGAEAHAEWQAWATAHPSPDFALDMGQCVQFMRDTLPADTIICNGAGNFAGWWHRYWRYEGYPTQLAPTCGAMGYGVPAAVAASLRHSDRTVVAVAGDGDFLMNGQELATAVQHGANLIVIVVDNSAYGTIRMHQEREFPGEERISGTRLANPDFAALATAFGGWSATARTTQEFKDALVAAEGRSGLRLIHCHIEIEQLAASGATVSGLRNK; encoded by the coding sequence ATGACCACGCGACCTACCCCCGCCGCCGCCAAGCTGCTCGTCGACTGCCTGATCGAACAGGGGTGCGAGCGGATCTTCACCGTCCCCGGCGAGAGCTTTCTCCAGGTGCTCGACGCGCTGGGGCAGCAAGACGCGATCGACCTCGTCACCTGCCGGCAGGAAGGCGGGGTGGCGATGATGGCCTGCGCCGATGGCGCGATGACGCAGAGGCCGGGTGTCGCCTTCGTCACCCGCGGTCCGGGCGCGACCAACGCCAGTATAGGCGTCCATGTCGCGATGCAGGATTCGCAGCCGATGATCCTGTTTGTCGGTGACGTCGACAGCGAGATGCGTGACCGCGAGGGCTTTCAGGAAGTCGACTTTGCAGCCTTCTTCGGCCCCATCGCCAAATGGGCCGCGCGGATCGATTCGGCCGATCGCATTCCCGAGTATGTCGCACGCGCTTACGCCACCGCCATTTCAGGCCGCCCCGGACCCGTCGTATTGGCCCTGCCCGAAGACATGCTGAGCCGCGACACCGGGGCAAAGCCGCGCCCCCGCGTCGAGCGTCCGGCGCAGGCCCCCTGCCCCGACGCGATGCAGGCGATGATGGCCCTGCTTGCCGACGCCGCCTCACCCATCGCGGTGATCGGCGGTGCGGGATGGAACGCCAAGGCGCGCGAATACTTCCAGCTCTTCGCCGAACGGCTCGGCATCCCGGTGGCGACGGCCTTCCGGCGGCAGGACGCGATCTCGCCCTCAAGCCGCGTCTATGCGGGCAACCTCGGTTACGGGCCCAATCCCAAGCTGGTCGAGCGGGTGAAGAATGCCGACCTCGTCCTCGCCGTGGGCGCGCGATTGGGCGAGGCGACGACCGATGGCTACGCCGTCCCGCCGCTGGTCGATGGGGACCGCAAGCTGGTCCACATCCATCCCGACCCGAACGAACTCAACAGCGTCTACCCGGCCGATCTCGCGATTTGCGCCGAGATGGACGAATTCGCCGAAAGCGCGGCTCTGTGGGACGAAGGCGAGGTGCTCGACTTCGACGCCGGGGCCGAGGCGCATGCCGAATGGCAGGCCTGGGCGACTGCGCACCCTTCGCCCGATTTCGCGCTCGACATGGGCCAGTGCGTCCAGTTCATGCGCGACACGCTCCCTGCCGACACGATCATCTGCAACGGAGCGGGCAATTTCGCCGGCTGGTGGCATCGTTACTGGCGCTATGAGGGCTATCCGACGCAGCTCGCCCCGACCTGCGGCGCCATGGGATATGGCGTGCCAGCCGCCGTCGCCGCCTCTCTGCGCCACTCGGACCGCACCGTGGTCGCCGTGGCGGGTGACGGCGATTTCCTCATGAACGGGCAGGAATTGGCGACCGCCGTCCAGCACGGCGCAAACCTAATCGTCATCGTGGTCGACAACTCCGCCTACGGCACCATCCGCATGCATCAGGAGCGCGAATTCCCGGGCGAAGAGAGGATCAGCGGCACCCGCCTCGCCAATCCCGATTTTGCCGCGCTGGCCACAGCCTTCGGCGGCTGGTCGGCGACTGCACGGACCACGCAGGAATTCAAGGACGCGCTCGTTGCCGCAGAAGGCCGCAGCGGCCTGCGTCTGATCCACTGCCACATCGAGATCGAACAGCTCGCGGCCAGCGGAGCAACCGTGTCGGGCCTCAGGAACAAGTGA
- a CDS encoding EVE domain-containing protein, which produces MARYWLMKSEPFKYSWDDLVAEKEGTWDGVRNHRAKNNLAAMEVGDQAFFYHSREGLEIVGICEVSVAGITDPTDPEGKWAAVKIVPKTKLPSPVSLKQIKAEPQLADCELVKLSRLSVAEIKPEEWSIILEMAGI; this is translated from the coding sequence ATGGCCCGTTACTGGCTGATGAAATCCGAACCCTTCAAGTACAGCTGGGACGATCTCGTCGCCGAAAAGGAAGGCACGTGGGACGGGGTGCGCAACCACCGCGCGAAGAACAATCTCGCCGCGATGGAAGTGGGCGACCAGGCGTTTTTCTATCACTCGCGCGAAGGGCTGGAGATCGTCGGCATCTGCGAAGTGAGCGTGGCGGGGATCACCGACCCGACCGACCCCGAAGGCAAGTGGGCGGCGGTAAAGATCGTCCCCAAGACCAAGCTTCCTTCGCCTGTCTCGCTCAAGCAGATCAAGGCGGAGCCGCAGCTCGCCGATTGCGAATTGGTCAAGCTGTCGCGCCTGTCGGTGGCCGAGATCAAGCCGGAAGAATGGTCCATCATTCTCGAGATGGCGGGCATCTGA
- a CDS encoding SDR family oxidoreductase, with the protein MARFTNKRFLITGGTSGFGLEAAKMIVAEGGHVAVTGMSEGHLDEAREALPDDALVLKNDASDPEAAKQLAASVRDRFEQLDGVWLNAGYGKFGPNDENDATFFDTMMNTNVRGPVLQMAAMMADIADGGSVLLTSSVAPYLGQAQGAVYAATKAACLALARSWSSALAPRKIRVNSVAPGPIDTNFMEGMGLSDEQKELFVSQIKDQVPLGRLGEAREVAEVALFLLSEQSSYVTGSEYFVDGGMTKR; encoded by the coding sequence ATGGCCCGATTTACCAACAAGCGTTTCCTTATCACCGGCGGCACCAGCGGCTTCGGCCTCGAAGCGGCGAAGATGATCGTGGCCGAAGGCGGCCATGTCGCGGTGACGGGTATGAGCGAAGGGCACCTGGACGAAGCGCGCGAGGCGCTGCCGGATGATGCACTGGTCCTCAAGAACGACGCTTCCGATCCCGAGGCGGCGAAACAGCTGGCGGCCAGCGTACGCGACCGGTTCGAGCAATTGGACGGCGTCTGGCTCAACGCAGGCTACGGCAAATTCGGCCCCAATGACGAGAACGACGCCACATTCTTCGACACAATGATGAACACCAACGTCCGCGGGCCGGTGCTGCAGATGGCTGCTATGATGGCGGACATTGCCGATGGCGGTTCGGTGCTGCTGACTTCCTCGGTCGCGCCCTATCTTGGGCAGGCGCAGGGCGCGGTCTATGCGGCGACGAAGGCGGCGTGCCTGGCGCTCGCGCGCAGCTGGTCGAGCGCCCTGGCACCGCGCAAGATCCGCGTGAACTCGGTCGCGCCGGGACCGATCGATACCAATTTCATGGAAGGCATGGGCCTGTCGGACGAGCAGAAGGAACTGTTCGTGTCGCAGATCAAGGATCAGGTGCCGCTGGGTCGATTAGGCGAAGCGCGCGAGGTGGCCGAGGTCGCGCTCTTCCTGCTTTCGGAGCAGTCAAGTTACGTCACAGGCAGCGAATATTTCGTCGATGGCGGCATGACGAAGCGCTGA
- a CDS encoding MFS transporter, which produces MFTSTHLLRTRRFLPLFVTQLFNAFNDNLYKTAMVLFVVYQIYNSEEAEGMFSAVASGLFILPFFVLSALAGQLADMRDKAAIIRRVKAFEILLMLIGATGLFLAWRGYEMPVNLLGIDTSVPVLLMLLALFMTGIQSTFLGPIKYAILPQHLRKEEVLAGTGLVEAGTYIAILAGTILAGWIPVEVAAVGIILTSVVGYLVSRQVPDAPPQGAVEKLDWHILRASVKLVRDTMHQAEVFYAILAISFFWTIGAVLFIQFPPLAKNVIMASKEVASIFLVVFSVGVAIGSVAVGALLKGKVSARYAPQSVIAMGVFVVAFYAVCKLWQADKPDQLLDVAGFLAWPMASVILLCLLGIAVAGGMFVVPLYAFLTTRVAPDKASRTIAANNIVNSGAMVGGSLLAMAMSAAGVPIVEQVLISAAMCLVSAWLGKRLLEAERASGMHEE; this is translated from the coding sequence ATGTTCACAAGTACGCATCTCCTGCGCACGCGGCGGTTCCTGCCGCTGTTCGTCACGCAGCTTTTCAACGCCTTCAACGACAATCTCTACAAGACCGCGATGGTCCTGTTCGTCGTCTATCAGATCTACAATTCGGAAGAGGCGGAAGGGATGTTCTCCGCCGTGGCTTCGGGCCTGTTCATCCTGCCCTTCTTCGTCCTCTCGGCGCTGGCGGGGCAGCTGGCCGACATGCGCGACAAGGCCGCGATCATCCGCCGGGTGAAGGCCTTCGAAATCCTGCTCATGCTGATCGGCGCGACCGGCCTATTCCTTGCTTGGCGCGGGTACGAAATGCCGGTGAACCTCCTTGGCATCGACACCAGCGTGCCGGTCCTCCTGATGCTGCTGGCGCTGTTCATGACCGGCATCCAGTCGACCTTCCTCGGCCCGATCAAATACGCGATCCTGCCGCAACATTTGCGCAAGGAGGAAGTGCTGGCGGGCACCGGCCTCGTCGAGGCGGGCACCTATATCGCCATTCTGGCGGGCACCATCCTTGCCGGCTGGATCCCGGTCGAGGTGGCTGCCGTTGGCATTATCCTGACCTCCGTCGTGGGCTATCTGGTGTCCCGGCAGGTGCCGGACGCTCCGCCGCAGGGCGCGGTCGAAAAGCTCGATTGGCACATCCTGCGCGCCTCGGTGAAGCTGGTGCGCGACACGATGCACCAGGCGGAAGTCTTCTACGCTATCCTTGCCATAAGCTTCTTCTGGACCATCGGCGCAGTGCTCTTCATCCAGTTCCCGCCGCTCGCCAAGAACGTGATCATGGCGAGCAAGGAAGTGGCAAGCATCTTTCTCGTGGTCTTCTCGGTCGGGGTTGCCATCGGCTCGGTCGCGGTGGGTGCGCTGCTGAAGGGCAAGGTTTCGGCGCGCTACGCCCCGCAATCGGTGATCGCGATGGGCGTCTTCGTGGTCGCCTTCTATGCCGTGTGCAAGCTGTGGCAGGCGGACAAGCCGGACCAGTTGCTCGACGTCGCGGGCTTCCTTGCCTGGCCGATGGCCTCGGTCATCCTTCTGTGCCTGCTCGGCATTGCGGTCGCGGGCGGTATGTTCGTCGTACCGCTCTACGCTTTCCTCACCACGCGCGTGGCGCCGGACAAGGCCTCCCGCACGATAGCGGCGAACAATATCGTCAATTCGGGCGCGATGGTGGGCGGATCACTTCTTGCCATGGCGATGAGCGCCGCGGGCGTGCCGATCGTGGAACAGGTGCTGATAAGCGCAGCCATGTGCCTCGTGTCGGCATGGCTCGGCAAGCGTCTACTCGAGGCCGAGCGCGCCTCCGGGATGCACGAAGAATAG